The genomic segment CACGGGCTATCGGCATCGCAGAATGGACACCGAATTTCCGTGCTTCATACGAAGCAGTCGAGACAACTCCTCGCTTACCAAGTCCGCCGACAATAACGGGCTTTCCGCGATATGCCGGATTATCAAGCTGTTCTACCGAGGCAAAAAAAGCATCTAAATCAACATGAAAAAATACCGGATTATGAATCATTTTCAGTTAACCTTAACATTGCATAACTATTATATCATAACTTTGAGAAAATCCAGCCGTCGGCATTCAGAATATTGAAGAACACCAAGATAGAATGATACATGGTTCTATGCTACAATGATAGAGATGAAACAAACCAACATTCCGCAGCAAACGCATTTTATCGGGGTTCTCCTCCCAGAGGATATAACCCTTACTCTTGAAGATTGCCGCCGTTATATGAACGAGGTTTACGGCTGCAAGTCAGGGCATGGCACTCCCATCCATGTTACACTCGTCCCTCCGTTCAGATTGCAAGAAGAATATTCAACAGCTGATTTAATCAGCGCGATTGAAAAAGAAGTCTTGCCCAAAGGCTTAGGTTTTACTGCTCATATTGATAACTTTGATGCGTTTGGAGATAGAACACTTTTCGCAAACGTCGTTGCAGGTGATGCGTGGACAACGCTCCGTGATAAAACGCTACAAGCAATTTTGAATGCCTGTCCAGGCTGTACTAAAAAAGACAAAAAGCCTTTCCAGCCTCACGCAACTGTTGCAAATCGGGATATTCCTGTAGGCATAATGACGAAAGCGCTTCAGGTTATGAACGAACTAAACCTTGCGGAAGACTTTCCTGTTGATAACATCACGATTTTTGAGCGGAAAGGCAATAGGTGGGAAGCGGGGGTTACTCTGGCAATTCCCGTGTATTGACTTTAGAATTCAGGGTAAACGCATCAGGTCGGTTTTTTTAGTCTCCCCGCGGAAAAATTGATACTATTCGACCAGAACGGCCAAGGATGGCAGTAGTTCCATAAAGCAGCGATGTTTTGTGCGCGCACAAAACTCGCCTTCAACTGTTGTACACGGATGTACAACAGTTGAAGATGGTTCAAATGGTCTCACAGTCTCAATTTTTCCGCGATTTATATCTACTCTACCTGATGCGTTTACACATTTGCTGGAAAAATGTGCGAAATTTTAAGCAAAATTTCGCACAGAGGAAGGAAGGCAACCGCTAAAAATATTTGTAATGCGGTTGCCCTGCTTTAGAATTTTCCTATGCCGGTTGGCAGGATTGGGAAGATTTCTTAAAATAATTTATTGTTTCGGATTTATATACATGCAGAAGAGGAGCTATTTTAAATGAAAAACGCTGTTATATATGTACATGGAAAAGGCGGTTCCATAGACGAAGCAAACCATTATAAAAAACTTTTTAATGACGATTATGAAATTATAGGCTTCGATTATAAAGCGGAATTACCATGGCAGGCTAAAGAAGAATTTCAAAACTATTTTGATTTTATCGCTCCAAAGTACGGTGAAATTTTATTAATCGCAAACAGTATAGGAGCTTATTTTTCTCTGATTTCTTTATCGGAAAAGCCAATCACAAAAGCCCTGTTTATTTCGCCCATTGTCGATATGGAAAATCTAATCTTAACTATGATGAAAAAGGCAAAGGTATCCGAGGAAGAACTGAGGGCAAAAAAGATAATCAGTACTTCTTTCGGCGAACCCTTATCGTGGGAATATCTTTCTTTTGTCAGGAACAATCCTATAACATGGAACATTCCTACCGGCATTCTTTACGGTAAAAAAGACGATATGACTTCTTTGGAAACAATGACGAATTTTGCACATATAATAAACGCGAGCTTAACGGTTTTTGATAGGGGCGAACACTGGTTTCATACGGAAGAGCAAATGAATTTTTTAGATACGTGGGTTAAAAGATTCATTCAGTAGATCAAAATCATATCAAGCTTACCTCGCGTAGTTCGCTAACTGCGTTTTGGTCAAGGTGCAGTTTTCCGGCTCATGCAAAAAAGCTTGTTTGTTTTTTCTTTGCGTGACCGGCATAGTTTTCAGTAAAATTACATTGCGCAGATTCAAGCAGTTTGATAAAAGGTGAAACAGATACCAACAATGGTTCCGGCAGCATTTTTACTTGTTTAATAACTGTTTCGTAGGACATTGGGGGCTCCTGTGTAATTCATAGCATCGATAACCGTTTACCTTAATGATGCAATTCCGTAATCACCGATTTGTAAGGGAATAGGAGGTATTGAATCCAAGTCATTGGGATAGCAATAATTAGGTGTTACGGGATTGGTCGAAATAAGTTTTTTTAGTTCATCAATTGAGCTTACTCCAAATAACGGGAGTATTTTCTCACAATATTCTTTTGAGGACAATCTGACCCATAGGCTCTCAGAATTATTTGCATAGATATACGATAAAGCAAACCAATGCTTTTCATGGTAGGTTTGGTTTAATGCAAAAGACATTTGGGTGAGAAATATATCCGTTTCTGTAAAAGATTTTTTTGTTATGATAGGTTCTTTAATTCTGGCAACCATTATATCAGCAATTTTTGAGACCAATTTTTCTTTATATCGATAAGAATTATCGACCATTGTTGGATAACATCTAAATCTTACAAAAGAGCATGGTGCTATATTGCTCGATGATGAGATTTTTCTTTGCAAATAATACGTATGTGTTAATATATCGTGAATTAACGAATATTTTTCATAATGTCTTAGATATGCAATCGTGCATACAAATAATTCCCAGATAAATATTGTGTAATTATCAAAATAATAGTCAGACCAAGAATAAACATTTTTATCAACCAGCATTAATTCGTTATATGCTGTTTCAAAGAAATTATAGATAAAGGATACAATATCTTTTTCA from the Treponema medium genome contains:
- a CDS encoding 2'-5' RNA ligase family protein — its product is MKQTNIPQQTHFIGVLLPEDITLTLEDCRRYMNEVYGCKSGHGTPIHVTLVPPFRLQEEYSTADLISAIEKEVLPKGLGFTAHIDNFDAFGDRTLFANVVAGDAWTTLRDKTLQAILNACPGCTKKDKKPFQPHATVANRDIPVGIMTKALQVMNELNLAEDFPVDNITIFERKGNRWEAGVTLAIPVY
- a CDS encoding alpha/beta hydrolase, yielding MKNAVIYVHGKGGSIDEANHYKKLFNDDYEIIGFDYKAELPWQAKEEFQNYFDFIAPKYGEILLIANSIGAYFSLISLSEKPITKALFISPIVDMENLILTMMKKAKVSEEELRAKKIISTSFGEPLSWEYLSFVRNNPITWNIPTGILYGKKDDMTSLETMTNFAHIINASLTVFDRGEHWFHTEEQMNFLDTWVKRFIQ